AGGGGTGTTTGCAAAGCCTCTTAACGGCCCTGCAGAGAGTGCTGTAGAGACATGGCAGTAACCCACTCTGATTGTTTGTAATGATCGCATCTGGCAACGAATAACCTTTTCGAGCAATACAAATCTCGCTCACCTTATTTGAGTTCAGGCTGTTCTAACCGTTTTGCTGTAAAAATCCCAAGGCAAAGTATTTGATGTTATTGTGACAAACTAGCTCAGAATAGCATCCGGAGGATAGGGGGCAAGCGGGTATGAACAGACAAGTATGAATAGAAAGTAAAGGTAAGAAGGCTATTGCATAGGGTGTAGCAAGAAATGGTGTAGCAAGAAAGGGTGTAGCTTAAAAACAAAAGGCAGCTTGTCGCTGCCTTTTGTAATAAGCAATAAATTAACCGATGCTGAAAAGCTCGCCTAATTTAGTTGCCAACATCATATCGCCTTCAGCGCGTAACTGGCCAGCCATGAATGCTTGCATGCCGTCGGTTTCACCGCTAACGATGCCCTGAAGAGTTTCAGTGTTCATGATTAAAGTTACTGATGGATCGTCGTGCTCACCAGCAATAAGTTCACATTTGCCGTCATCGATTACCAAGTGGTAAGTATCGGCATCTTCGATTGCGAATTGAAATACTAAATCTACCCCTGCTGCTGCATCGGCGTTAAAGTTGTCTTTTAAAGTCTCGAAGATTTTTGCTACAGGCATTTGTATATCCTTCTGCGTGTTTGGATTAACTCACACTTACTAATTCTAATGTTTAGATATAATGTGATGCTAGTGTATCTTTCTTTGTTTGTTAGTCGATTATTAATCGAGCAAAGTGAGATTATGTGGTATTGAGCACTATGTCAATAGCCAACCGAACGCTTGTTTGAAAATTACTAAACTTTAAAAGATCTGTTGTATGGTTGTTAATTCAATAACCAAGCAGCCTTGTATTCTTGAAGTTAGCCCTCATATTGCTCGGTTGACTTGGCAATTATATGCGCTCTGCATCAAATAAACGAATGATGGGGTGCTAATCTTGGTGGTGCCAAGTTAAAAACTACTTAGAAAACTATAAATAAGGGGAAGGTGTTTGGAATTTTTGGCCGAATATGGTGTTTTTCTCGCAAAGGCGGTAACGGTAGTCGTCGCGGTTGTGTTGGCTGTTGCTGGTATTGTTGCGGTCTCTTCTAAGGGCAAGCTTGGTTCGGATGGCGCAATAGAGGTAACTAAGGTTAACAAGCGAATCACAGAGATGAAAGAGGCGCTTGAAGACCATATTCTTGATAAAGAGCTGCTTAAAGAAAAAGAGAAAAGCGCCAAAAAAGAAGAAAAAAAGAAAAAGAAGAGCAAATCATCAGAGAGTGATAGCACTGCTAAAAAGAGAATGTACGTTGTTGATTTTGATGGGGATATAAAAGCCTCTGAGAATGAGTCCCTTCGTAATACAATTACAGCAGTTCTATCGGTAGCTGACCCTAAAAATGATGAAGTGGTAATAAGGCTAGAAAGTGGCGGTGGAATGGTACACTCCTATGGTTTGGCTTCAGCCCAACTCAATCGAATTAAAAATGCCGATATCCCTCTGACAGTATGTGTAGATAAGGTTGCCGCCAGTGGTGGTTATATGATGGCCTGTGTTGCCGATAAAATCATTGCGTCTCCCTTTGCTGTTTTAGGGTCGATTGGTGTAGTCGCACAGCTGCCAAACTTCAACAAACTACTAAAGAAAAACAGTATTGATATTGAGCTACTGACTGCAGGTGAACATAAGCGCACTTTGACTATGTTTGGTGAGAATACAGATCAGGGGCGTGAGAAATTTAAGCATGACCTAGAAGATACCCATGAGCTATTTAAGTCATTTGTGCGAGATCATCGACCTGTTGTAAATATATCTGAAGTGGCAAACGGTGATGTATGGTTTGGTAAGCGAGCACTTGATGTTAACTTAGTTGATGAATTAAAAACATCGGATGAATATATCACACAGGCATGTGAGTCTGTTGATGTGTTTGAGGTTAAATATAAAGAGAAAAAATCACTTCAAGAAAAGCTTGG
This genomic window from Alkalimarinus sediminis contains:
- the sohB gene encoding protease SohB → MEFLAEYGVFLAKAVTVVVAVVLAVAGIVAVSSKGKLGSDGAIEVTKVNKRITEMKEALEDHILDKELLKEKEKSAKKEEKKKKKSKSSESDSTAKKRMYVVDFDGDIKASENESLRNTITAVLSVADPKNDEVVIRLESGGGMVHSYGLASAQLNRIKNADIPLTVCVDKVAASGGYMMACVADKIIASPFAVLGSIGVVAQLPNFNKLLKKNSIDIELLTAGEHKRTLTMFGENTDQGREKFKHDLEDTHELFKSFVRDHRPVVNISEVANGDVWFGKRALDVNLVDELKTSDEYITQACESVDVFEVKYKEKKSLQEKLGLSVAAGVEKSISRLITTMQNSRFLS
- a CDS encoding SCP2 sterol-binding domain-containing protein translates to MPVAKIFETLKDNFNADAAAGVDLVFQFAIEDADTYHLVIDDGKCELIAGEHDDPSVTLIMNTETLQGIVSGETDGMQAFMAGQLRAEGDMMLATKLGELFSIG